One region of Triticum aestivum cultivar Chinese Spring chromosome 6B, IWGSC CS RefSeq v2.1, whole genome shotgun sequence genomic DNA includes:
- the LOC123134898 gene encoding mitochondrial import inner membrane translocase subunit TIM17-3 → MDTSRPTTEQTPSPSIIEQVRDHAIAGAIFGSACNFVEGAWKSPSGSRLSGGVLAVPKNARSIGSCAAWFGVVQSIRCAVTHVSPEYPFESTVAWGVTDALFSMHRGPRAAARSGLMGAAIGVAFDMAEHSIKRFLASRPPREDDRRIPSQSAACPAGIPDATRRRV, encoded by the coding sequence ATGGACACGTCAAGGCCAACGACCGAGCAGACGCCGTCGCCTAGCATCATCGAGCAGGTCCGCGACCACGCCATCGCCGGCGCCATCTTCGGCTCCGCCTGCAACTTCGTCGAGGGCGCCTGGAAGTCGCCGAGCGGGAGCCGCCTCTCCGGCGGAGTCCTGGCCGTCCCCAAGAACGCGCGCAGCATCGGCAGTTGTGCAGCATGGTTTGGCGTCGTCCAATCCATTAGGTGCGCCGTCACCCATGTGTCACCGGAGTATCCCTTTGAATCCACCGTCGCATGGGGCGTCACCGACGCCCTCTTCTCGATGCATCGCGGGCCGCGCGCGGCCGCCCGCTCCGGCCTCATGGGTGCCGCCATAGGAGTGGCCTTCGACATGGCCGAACATAGCATAAAACGCTTCCTTGCCTCACGGCCACCACGGGAAGACGACCGCCGCATCCCTTCTCAGTCCGCTGCTTGCCCGGCCGGGATTCCTGACGCCACACGTCGTCGTGTTTGA
- the LOC123139631 gene encoding uncharacterized protein has product MDATRPTTEQTPQLTIIEQIRRHAISGAVCGSVVNFVEGALNSPSGRRLSGGALAVPKNALRIGSFAAWFGVVKSIRLAVAPDYPFETTVAWGVTDALFSMRHGLRAAGRSGIRGAALGVLVDMAEHSYKRPGASHPPAADDCCSTPESPACPAGIPAATRRVCFLLVCVYFFFVAGKFVFTLHASQTVFFISKKLEYNPTFLQLLMRNNITNWYFLCIYINSVQQ; this is encoded by the coding sequence ATGGACGCGACAAGACCGACGACCGAGCAGACGCCGCAACTTACCATCATCGAACAGATCCGGCGCCATGCAATCTCCGGCGCCGTCTGCGGCTCCGTCGTCAACTTCGTCGAGGGCGCCTTGAACTCGCCGAGCGGGAGAcgcctctccggcggagctctggccGTCCCCAAGAACGCGCTCAGAATCGGCAGTTTTGCGGCCTGGTTTGGCGTCGTCAAATCGATTAGGTTGGCCGTGGCACCGGATTACCCCTTTGAAACCACGGTCGCCTGGGGCGTGACCGATGCCCTCTTCTCCATGCGTCATGGGCTGCGCGCGGCCGGCCGCTCCGGGATCAGAGGTGCGGCCCTCGGCGTGCTCGTCGACATGGCCGAACATAGCTATAAACGCCCCGGTGCCTCACATCCACCGGCGGCAGATGATTGCTGCAGCACCCCTGAGTCGCCTGCTTGCCCGGCTGGGATTCCCGCTGCCACACGTCGTGTTTGCTTCCTGTTAGTTTGTGTTTACTTTTTTTTTGTTGCGGGTAAGTTTGTTTTTACTTTGCATGCTAGTCAAACTGTATTCTTTATCTCTAAAAAATTAGAGTATAACCCAACATTTCTCCAGCTTCTCATGCGAAACAATATTACCAACTGGTATtttttatgtatatatataaattCGGTGCAGCAATAA